GGACTTGAACGCGTCAGCCAGCGCGCGGCCGATGCCGCTGGAGCAGCCGGTGATGAGTACGTTGGGCATGGATCAATCCTTTGTCAGTCCGAGAAACTGCCTTGCAGGTGCTCGGCGCGGAATTCCAGGGTTTGCGGGCGATAGCCAGGGCGCAACGGCGGTGTGGGCAGGCAATCATCCCAGGTGGCGCCGGCCTGCAACTCGCCGGGGCCACGATAGCGTGGGGCAGCATAGACGTTGTCGGCCAGGTTCACCGTGTCGCCCGGTGCATAGGCGGCGACGCGCCAGCGCAATTCTGTGAGGGGCACGTCATTGCCGTTGTTCAGGATCAGTTTTAACGGGCGATCGGCGGGGCATTCTTGCGGCGCGTAGCTGATGCGCAGTTCCAGGCGCGACAGTTGCGAGGCTTCGCGGTTGTCCAGCCATACCACCCAAATCGCCACAAAGCCCAGGCCGACGGCGGCGGCAAGGGACACCGGCAAGGCCTTGGCAGGGTAGCGCAGCAGCAGGATCAGCCAGGTGATGATCAGTAGAACGCCGATGAACATGGAGACCACCTCGAATAGAGAACGAGCATCCTAACTTAAGCGTAGGTGGGATTGGCTAGCTTGAGATAACTGTTGGTTGGGCGGACGCCATCGCAGGCAAGCCAGCTCCCACAGTTGGAATGCATTCCCCTGTGGGAGCTGGCTTGCCTGCGATGAGGCCCTTACAGCTGATC
The sequence above is a segment of the Pseudomonas sp. R76 genome. Coding sequences within it:
- a CDS encoding multidrug transporter: MFIGVLLIITWLILLLRYPAKALPVSLAAAVGLGFVAIWVVWLDNREASQLSRLELRISYAPQECPADRPLKLILNNGNDVPLTELRWRVAAYAPGDTVNLADNVYAAPRYRGPGELQAGATWDDCLPTPPLRPGYRPQTLEFRAEHLQGSFSD